The following coding sequences are from one Comamonas koreensis window:
- a CDS encoding AraC family transcriptional regulator: protein MPRPPALPRSDWVLRSPPSDSMERIEAWFQGRAYAMHRHDTYAIGRTLAGVQSFHYRRGRRDSLAGSTLVLHPDEAHDGQAGTDEGFRYRMVYVEPALIQDILGGSALPFLEGGITNDPAISAAAEVLLQGVGDIAEPLEQSDALVQLAHALAAATGGPGTRRAIGKGDYQAALRARDYLQAHATRVVALDELEAATGRDRWSLSHDFRMFYGTSPYRYLTMRRLDAVRRGLLAGLSLAEAAQDAGFADQSHMTRHFLKTFGITPGRWLQVMRQASRR from the coding sequence ATGCCCCGCCCCCCTGCCTTGCCACGTTCGGATTGGGTGCTGCGCAGCCCGCCTTCCGACAGCATGGAGCGCATCGAGGCCTGGTTCCAGGGCCGGGCCTACGCGATGCACCGCCACGACACCTATGCGATAGGGCGCACCCTGGCGGGCGTGCAGAGCTTTCACTACCGGCGCGGCCGGCGCGACAGCCTGGCCGGCAGCACCCTGGTGCTCCATCCCGACGAGGCGCATGACGGGCAGGCCGGCACGGACGAGGGCTTTCGCTACCGCATGGTCTATGTGGAGCCTGCGCTGATCCAGGACATTCTGGGCGGCAGCGCGCTGCCATTTCTGGAGGGCGGCATCACCAACGACCCGGCGATATCGGCCGCTGCTGAGGTCCTGCTGCAAGGCGTGGGGGATATTGCCGAGCCGCTGGAGCAAAGCGATGCGCTGGTGCAGCTGGCCCACGCCTTGGCCGCTGCCACCGGTGGGCCCGGCACGCGGCGCGCCATAGGCAAGGGCGACTACCAAGCCGCCCTCCGCGCGCGTGACTATCTGCAGGCCCATGCCACCCGGGTCGTGGCGCTGGACGAGTTGGAAGCGGCCACCGGCCGCGACCGCTGGAGCCTGTCGCATGATTTCCGCATGTTCTACGGCACCAGCCCCTACCGCTACCTCACCATGCGCCGGCTCGATGCCGTGCGGCGCGGGCTGCTGGCGGGCCTGTCGCTGGCCGAGGCCGCCCAGGATGCCGGTTTTGCCGATCAAAGCCATATGACGCGGCATTTTCTCAAGACCTTTGGCATCACGCCGGGGCGCTGGCTGCAGGTCATGCGCCAGGCATCACGCCGCTGA
- a CDS encoding MBL fold metallo-hydrolase, with protein MLHYHTIPVTAFQQNCSLVWCDQQMEAAVIDPGGDLDRIEAEIARLGLQLQAIWLTHAHIDHAGGAGELAAQRGLPIIGPHPGDQFWIDGLPQQSQMFGFPPAQSFTPTRWLQDGDTVSIGQETLQVRHCPGHTPGHVVFHAPQITRCFVGDVLFAGSIGRTDFPQGNHQQLIDSITQRLWPMGDATVFIPGHGPESSFGRERQSNPYVGGT; from the coding sequence ATGCTCCACTACCACACGATTCCCGTCACCGCGTTTCAGCAAAACTGCTCCCTGGTCTGGTGCGACCAGCAGATGGAGGCCGCCGTCATCGATCCCGGTGGCGATCTGGATCGGATCGAGGCAGAGATCGCGCGCCTGGGTCTGCAGCTCCAGGCCATCTGGCTCACCCATGCGCATATCGACCATGCCGGTGGCGCCGGCGAGCTGGCCGCGCAGCGCGGCCTGCCGATCATTGGCCCGCACCCGGGCGACCAGTTCTGGATCGATGGCCTGCCCCAGCAAAGCCAGATGTTCGGCTTTCCACCCGCGCAAAGCTTTACACCTACGCGCTGGCTGCAGGATGGCGATACGGTCAGCATCGGGCAGGAGACCCTGCAGGTGCGCCATTGCCCCGGCCACACCCCCGGCCATGTGGTCTTCCATGCGCCGCAGATCACGCGCTGCTTTGTTGGCGATGTGCTGTTTGCCGGCAGCATTGGCCGCACCGATTTCCCCCAGGGCAACCACCAGCAGCTGATCGACTCCATCACCCAGCGGCTGTGGCCCATGGGCGATGCAACGGTGTTCATCCCCGGCCATGGCCCCGAGAGCAGCTTTGGCCGCGAGCGCCAAAGCAATCCTTATGTGGGTGGGACCTGA
- a CDS encoding TonB-dependent siderophore receptor has protein sequence MAIQAGEQGWRLRAVAAAVAVLGMQAGAQAQTQAAAQAPSEQDPTLATVQVLGTAESAWKQAPGVSTVTREDLDSQPSNDLADVLRQQPGVNLTSNSSSGQRGNNRQIDLRGMGPENTLILVDGKPVNSRGSVRYGWRGERDTRGDMNWVPQEAVEQIEVLRGPAAARYGNGAAGGVVNIITKGIPDKLSGSATVYYNQPEDSRDGSSSRTSFSLAGPISEQLGFRLSGNVDKTDADAWDINQGHASTRTGIYAGTFPAGREGVRDRNLSGRLSLKPAAGHRIDFDASFARQGNIYAGDTQNTNNYTVDANGKLVATSQRVLDALGTETNRMYRSTYAVTHKGEYDFGSSTAYLQYETTRNTRMNEGLAGGTEGLFSSDAYGTSKLDILTAHGEISARGQWGSLPHVMTLGAEWVEQKLNDSNSVSQTTTEAGSVPGVDNTGRSGKASSRIASLFVEDNIELNARTLLTPGLRLDQHSEVGTNWSPSLNLSHYLTDKVTLKAGVARAYKAPNLYQTNPNYLLYSRGIGCWGAGGACYLMGNADLKPETSINKELGIEYADEGLLAGVTLFHNDYRNKIDAGMTPVGTATGGTGAYANADVFTWTNIPKAVVSGVEGTFNVKLSPAVRLSNNLTYMVQSKNKTTGEQLSIIPKYTLNSRMEWQTTNALQLLGSVTWYGGQKPNKLDYQGLPLTGEETRRLAPYALVGVGARYSFSKDVTLTAGIKNLFDKRLYRMGNAVGVNNPRTIYGAGAATYNEPGRSFYASLTAKF, from the coding sequence ATGGCGATCCAGGCAGGGGAACAGGGGTGGCGTTTGCGCGCCGTGGCAGCGGCGGTGGCGGTGCTGGGCATGCAGGCAGGGGCCCAGGCGCAAACACAGGCTGCAGCGCAAGCGCCGTCGGAGCAGGATCCGACCTTGGCGACGGTGCAGGTGCTGGGCACGGCAGAAAGCGCCTGGAAGCAGGCGCCGGGCGTCTCGACCGTCACGCGCGAGGACCTGGACAGCCAGCCGAGCAATGACCTCGCCGATGTGCTGCGCCAGCAGCCCGGTGTGAACCTGACCAGCAACTCCAGCAGCGGCCAGCGCGGCAACAACCGCCAGATCGACCTGCGCGGCATGGGGCCGGAAAACACCTTGATCCTGGTCGATGGCAAGCCCGTCAACAGCCGCGGATCGGTGCGCTACGGCTGGCGCGGCGAGCGCGACACGCGGGGCGACATGAACTGGGTGCCGCAAGAGGCCGTCGAGCAGATCGAGGTGCTGCGCGGCCCCGCCGCTGCCCGCTACGGCAATGGGGCGGCTGGCGGCGTGGTCAACATCATCACCAAGGGCATCCCCGACAAGCTGAGCGGCAGCGCCACCGTGTACTACAACCAGCCAGAGGATTCGCGCGACGGCAGCAGCAGCCGCACCAGCTTTTCGCTCGCCGGGCCGATCTCCGAGCAGCTGGGCTTTCGCCTGAGCGGCAATGTCGACAAGACCGATGCGGACGCCTGGGACATCAACCAGGGCCATGCCTCGACCCGCACCGGCATTTATGCCGGCACCTTTCCGGCCGGCCGCGAAGGCGTGCGCGACCGCAACCTCTCGGGGCGCCTGAGCCTCAAGCCCGCAGCGGGCCACCGCATCGACTTCGATGCCAGCTTTGCGCGCCAGGGCAATATCTACGCGGGCGATACGCAAAACACCAACAACTACACGGTCGATGCGAATGGCAAGCTGGTGGCCACCTCGCAGCGCGTGCTCGATGCGCTGGGCACCGAGACCAACCGCATGTACCGCTCGACCTATGCCGTCACGCACAAGGGCGAGTACGACTTTGGCAGCTCCACCGCCTACCTGCAGTACGAAACCACGCGCAACACGCGCATGAACGAAGGCCTGGCCGGCGGTACCGAAGGCCTGTTCTCCAGCGATGCCTATGGCACCTCCAAGCTCGACATCCTGACCGCCCATGGCGAGATCAGCGCCCGAGGCCAATGGGGCAGCCTGCCCCATGTGATGACCCTGGGCGCCGAGTGGGTGGAGCAAAAGCTCAACGACAGCAACTCCGTCTCGCAAACCACGACCGAGGCCGGCAGCGTGCCGGGGGTGGACAACACCGGCCGCAGCGGCAAAGCATCGTCGCGCATTGCCTCGCTCTTTGTCGAAGACAACATCGAGCTCAATGCCAGAACCCTGCTGACCCCCGGCCTGCGCCTGGACCAGCACAGCGAGGTGGGCACCAACTGGAGCCCGTCGCTGAACCTGTCGCACTACCTGACGGACAAGGTCACGTTGAAGGCCGGTGTGGCGCGGGCCTACAAGGCGCCCAATCTGTACCAGACGAACCCCAACTACCTGCTCTACAGCCGTGGCATTGGTTGCTGGGGCGCGGGCGGCGCCTGCTACCTGATGGGCAATGCCGACCTCAAGCCCGAGACCAGCATCAACAAGGAGCTGGGCATCGAGTATGCCGACGAGGGCCTGCTGGCGGGCGTGACCCTGTTCCACAACGACTACCGCAACAAGATCGATGCGGGCATGACCCCGGTGGGCACCGCGACCGGCGGCACCGGCGCCTATGCCAATGCCGATGTGTTCACCTGGACCAATATCCCCAAGGCAGTGGTCTCTGGTGTGGAGGGTACGTTCAACGTCAAGCTCAGCCCCGCAGTGCGCCTGAGCAACAACCTCACGTACATGGTGCAGAGCAAGAACAAGACCACCGGCGAGCAGCTGTCCATCATCCCCAAGTACACGCTCAATTCACGCATGGAGTGGCAGACCACCAACGCCTTGCAACTGCTCGGCTCGGTCACCTGGTACGGCGGCCAAAAGCCCAACAAGCTCGACTACCAGGGCCTGCCGCTGACCGGCGAGGAAACCCGCCGCCTGGCCCCCTATGCGCTGGTGGGCGTGGGCGCGCGCTACAGCTTCAGCAAGGATGTCACCCTGACCGCCGGCATCAAGAACCTGTTTGACAAGCGGCTCTACCGCATGGGCAATGCCGTGGGCGTGAACAACCCGCGCACCATCTACGGCGCAGGGGCCGCCACCTACAACGAGCCCGGTCGCTCGTTCTACGCCTCGCTGACCGCCAAGTTCTGA
- a CDS encoding helix-turn-helix transcriptional regulator, translated as MRAADSAINAEAELRAHVSRLRELRPGLNLHSEDGCDPRDQTAQADIDAGLRLVVLLEGRIDVSYGLTRVALSHQGAGASAALVSVAERERFERRARSGVYSRRVSLGLTPAWLAQAGGGDGAGWPDLQRFMHEHLATRQWQLSPRAAVIAEQIVHPPGLTPLLQHMYLESHALELLGEALATVGDCEAAAAGGSAARLLPREHQRLRELHAFLASGQADALSMDAIARQAGVNASTLQRQFRSVYGTTVFEFLRECRLQRARQALERDGITVGQAALLAGYTSAANFATAYRRRFGLAPKLARVRV; from the coding sequence GTGCGCGCCGCTGATTCCGCGATCAACGCCGAGGCGGAGCTGCGCGCGCATGTCTCGCGGCTGCGCGAGCTGCGCCCTGGCCTGAACCTGCACAGCGAAGACGGCTGCGACCCGCGCGACCAGACCGCGCAGGCCGATATCGATGCCGGGCTGCGCCTGGTGGTGTTGCTCGAAGGGCGTATCGATGTCTCTTACGGCCTGACCCGGGTGGCGCTGAGCCACCAAGGCGCAGGCGCCAGCGCCGCGCTGGTGTCGGTGGCCGAGCGCGAGCGCTTTGAGCGGCGGGCGCGCTCGGGCGTGTACTCGCGCCGCGTCAGCCTGGGGCTCACCCCTGCCTGGCTGGCCCAGGCTGGTGGTGGCGATGGGGCCGGCTGGCCCGATCTGCAGCGCTTCATGCACGAGCACCTGGCCACGCGCCAGTGGCAGCTGTCGCCGCGCGCTGCGGTGATTGCCGAGCAGATCGTGCACCCGCCCGGCTTGACTCCCCTGCTGCAGCACATGTACCTGGAGAGCCATGCGCTGGAGCTCTTGGGCGAGGCGCTGGCCACCGTGGGCGATTGCGAGGCCGCAGCGGCGGGCGGCAGTGCGGCGAGATTGCTGCCGCGCGAACACCAGCGGCTGCGCGAGTTGCATGCGTTTCTCGCCTCGGGCCAGGCCGATGCACTGTCGATGGATGCGATTGCGCGCCAGGCAGGCGTCAATGCCAGCACCTTGCAGCGCCAGTTCCGCAGCGTCTACGGCACCACGGTGTTTGAGTTTTTGCGCGAATGCCGGCTGCAGCGCGCCCGCCAGGCGCTGGAGCGCGATGGCATCACCGTGGGCCAGGCCGCGCTGCTGGCCGGCTACACCAGCGCCGCCAACTTTGCCACCGCCTACCGCCGGCGCTTTGGCCTGGCGCCCAAGCTGGCGCGGGTACGGGTTTAA
- a CDS encoding alpha/beta hydrolase: MQLALPPLPTLPLAQLADITRRRLLGLGAALALPGCAWHSSLKDAPPVTLPGTRQLDLRAPGMPGPGAPERVHRIMVAVPPAPPPPQGYPVLYLLDGNLLFTPTAQLMRNRFARGPSVPTQGAVVVGLGYADSQVLDLAARSYDYTPPAPGPATDARGRAEGGADHFLDFIDQQVRPLVEGSLPIDTARQTFFGHSYGGLCVLHALLTRPGRFGRYVAASPSIWWRDGLVLQALPGFLAHAASQAKDAPALRLLVTQGEREARPVAPSTQASRPAPSPPASDPARDAIRRQRQNAPGIPALMEGLRGAPDLELRYASFPGADHGSAMLPAAQQALAMAIED; this comes from the coding sequence ATGCAACTCGCCCTGCCCCCTCTTCCCACCCTGCCCTTGGCCCAACTGGCCGATATAACCCGGCGCCGTTTGCTGGGCCTGGGCGCTGCGCTCGCGCTGCCCGGCTGCGCCTGGCACAGCAGCCTGAAGGACGCGCCACCGGTCACCCTGCCCGGCACGCGGCAGCTGGACCTGCGCGCCCCCGGCATGCCGGGCCCGGGCGCGCCCGAGCGCGTGCACCGCATCATGGTGGCCGTGCCGCCCGCGCCACCACCGCCCCAGGGCTACCCGGTGCTCTATCTGCTTGACGGCAACCTGCTGTTCACGCCCACCGCGCAGCTGATGCGCAACCGTTTTGCGCGCGGGCCCTCGGTGCCCACGCAAGGCGCCGTGGTCGTTGGCCTGGGCTATGCCGACAGCCAGGTGCTGGACCTTGCTGCGCGCAGCTATGACTACACGCCGCCGGCCCCCGGCCCGGCTACCGATGCGCGCGGACGCGCCGAAGGCGGTGCCGACCATTTCCTCGACTTCATCGACCAGCAGGTGCGCCCGCTGGTGGAGGGGAGCTTGCCGATCGACACGGCGCGCCAGACCTTTTTTGGCCACTCGTACGGCGGCCTCTGTGTGCTGCACGCGCTGCTGACGCGGCCGGGCAGATTTGGCCGCTATGTCGCCGCCAGCCCCTCGATCTGGTGGCGCGATGGCTTGGTGCTGCAGGCCTTGCCCGGATTCTTGGCGCATGCCGCCAGCCAGGCGAAGGATGCGCCGGCGCTGCGGCTGCTGGTCACGCAAGGCGAGCGCGAAGCGAGGCCTGTGGCGCCATCCACGCAGGCATCTCGGCCCGCGCCATCCCCCCCCGCCAGCGACCCGGCCCGCGACGCCATACGGCGCCAGCGCCAGAACGCCCCGGGCATCCCCGCGCTGATGGAGGGCCTGCGCGGCGCGCCGGACCTGGAGTTGCGCTATGCCAGCTTTCCCGGCGCCGACCACGGCAGCGCCATGCTGCCAGCGGCCCAGCAGGCGCTGGCCATGGCGATCGAGGACTGA
- a CDS encoding DUF2218 domain-containing protein, with protein MPVSTLPILSSQGQVATPEASRYLQRLCYHFSRKISVQYDSHQGEAQFPWGHCSLRAEGDMLSFVCSADNAEALARVRHAIDAHVALFSRKNPMVVAWV; from the coding sequence ATGCCTGTGTCCACATTACCCATCCTCTCCAGCCAAGGCCAGGTCGCCACCCCGGAGGCCAGCCGCTATCTGCAGCGCCTGTGTTACCACTTCAGCCGCAAGATCAGCGTGCAGTACGACAGCCACCAGGGTGAGGCCCAGTTCCCCTGGGGCCACTGCAGCCTGCGGGCCGAGGGCGACATGCTGTCCTTTGTCTGCAGCGCTGACAATGCCGAGGCACTGGCCAGGGTGCGCCATGCGATCGACGCGCATGTGGCGCTGTTCTCGCGCAAGAACCCGATGGTGGTGGCCTGGGTGTAA
- a CDS encoding M48 family metallopeptidase: MPDLPHPSPLFSCACQGRRAWLQALVAGAVVASAGGTGTAWAQVEVGKSSALRNLVPAEALEQAAQQQYGELLAQAKQQGALAGPGNAQLQRLQTIAQRLIAQALPWNPRAKDWKWQVNLIGNKQINAFCMPGGKIVFYTGLIDQLQLSDDEIAMVMGHEMAHALREHSREQLAKTQATGLGIRLGAAILGLGDMGTAAANLGGQLLTLKFSRSDESDADLVGLEIAARAGYAPQAAVSLWEKMGAATGKGGIGFLSTHPTGPNRIASLQANVPKVQGLYEQAKR, translated from the coding sequence ATGCCTGATCTACCCCATCCCTCACCACTGTTCAGCTGCGCCTGCCAAGGGCGCCGTGCCTGGCTGCAGGCCCTGGTGGCCGGAGCTGTGGTGGCCAGTGCTGGCGGGACGGGCACGGCCTGGGCGCAGGTGGAGGTTGGCAAGTCGTCGGCGCTGCGCAACCTGGTGCCGGCCGAAGCGCTGGAGCAGGCGGCACAGCAGCAGTACGGGGAGCTGCTGGCGCAGGCCAAGCAGCAGGGCGCATTGGCGGGGCCGGGCAATGCCCAGCTGCAGCGCCTGCAGACGATTGCCCAGCGCCTGATTGCACAGGCCCTGCCCTGGAACCCGCGCGCCAAGGACTGGAAGTGGCAGGTGAACCTGATCGGCAACAAGCAGATCAACGCCTTTTGCATGCCTGGCGGCAAGATCGTGTTCTACACCGGGCTCATTGACCAGCTCCAGCTCAGCGACGACGAGATTGCGATGGTGATGGGCCATGAGATGGCGCATGCGCTGCGCGAGCACTCGCGCGAGCAGCTGGCCAAGACCCAGGCCACTGGCTTGGGCATCCGCCTGGGTGCGGCGATTTTGGGTCTGGGCGATATGGGCACCGCTGCGGCCAACCTGGGCGGCCAGCTGCTTACGCTCAAGTTCAGCCGCTCCGATGAGTCCGACGCCGATCTGGTGGGGCTGGAGATCGCTGCGCGTGCCGGCTATGCACCGCAGGCCGCCGTCAGCTTGTGGGAGAAGATGGGCGCTGCCACCGGCAAGGGCGGCATCGGCTTTTTGTCGACCCACCCGACTGGGCCCAACCGCATTGCCAGCCTGCAGGCCAATGTGCCCAAGGTGCAAGGCCTCTACGAGCAGGCCAAGCGCTAA
- a CDS encoding collagen-like protein encodes MNLVTSFFHSRWLAGGIMALVASAAWSADTSFKPAAGSGFVIKGQANQDLFRVQGTGETYAPPLPSAPATGTEQLCMDPATGRLLRCADGIGTGATGPAGPTGPQGAAGPVGATGPAGPAGPAGEIGPAGAVGPAGATGPAGPTGTTGVAGPVGPVGPTGNAGPAGPVGPVGATGATGSTGPAGAVGPQGPTGPQGIPGPVGLTGATGPQGPIGPTGATGAPGSIAAVNLRSDTKSGELCQASACCAANEQVVGGGYEAANAKGGNANFDVRVSASAPGTPASCGGTQGWTVRVLNSFVGDGSLSCTAYALCAPVAPAVP; translated from the coding sequence ATGAACCTCGTCACCTCCTTCTTCCACAGCCGTTGGCTGGCCGGCGGCATCATGGCCCTGGTTGCCAGCGCCGCTTGGTCCGCCGATACCAGCTTCAAGCCGGCGGCGGGCTCGGGCTTTGTCATCAAGGGCCAGGCCAACCAGGATCTGTTCCGGGTGCAGGGAACTGGCGAGACCTATGCCCCGCCGCTGCCTTCCGCGCCGGCCACCGGTACCGAGCAGCTGTGTATGGACCCCGCCACGGGCCGCCTGCTGCGCTGCGCCGACGGCATTGGCACCGGGGCGACGGGCCCTGCTGGCCCCACGGGCCCTCAAGGTGCCGCTGGCCCGGTGGGTGCCACCGGCCCCGCTGGCCCTGCCGGCCCTGCCGGTGAAATTGGCCCTGCAGGCGCAGTGGGTCCCGCAGGCGCCACAGGCCCTGCAGGCCCCACGGGCACGACCGGTGTAGCAGGCCCCGTTGGCCCGGTCGGCCCCACGGGTAACGCAGGCCCCGCCGGCCCAGTCGGTCCCGTGGGTGCGACTGGCGCCACGGGCTCCACAGGCCCTGCAGGCGCGGTTGGCCCACAAGGCCCCACTGGACCACAAGGCATTCCAGGCCCCGTTGGCCTCACCGGTGCGACCGGTCCCCAGGGCCCCATCGGCCCTACCGGTGCAACAGGTGCGCCAGGCTCCATTGCTGCGGTCAATCTGCGCTCCGACACCAAATCAGGTGAACTCTGCCAGGCTTCGGCCTGCTGCGCCGCAAACGAACAAGTGGTGGGTGGCGGCTACGAAGCGGCCAATGCCAAGGGTGGCAATGCGAACTTTGATGTGCGCGTCTCGGCCAGTGCACCAGGCACGCCTGCCAGCTGTGGCGGCACGCAAGGCTGGACGGTACGCGTGCTCAACTCTTTCGTGGGTGATGGCTCCTTGAGCTGCACAGCCTACGCGCTCTGCGCTCCGGTCGCTCCCGCCGTCCCATGA
- a CDS encoding aspartyl/asparaginyl beta-hydroxylase domain-containing protein, with amino-acid sequence MTLAAAPCPPAQPRQGLRLQGITTMRLPWRLEVAAALQQAQQLPESLWRMHFNQGRHDGGWQALALRASAQAPSDIMPMDADVDAYTDCEALQACPAIAELLRSLDLQCKSVRLMRLQPDSEIMEHTDAGLCAAEGDARLHIPLQTEEKVFFHLGGQRVPMRVGECWYTDVSLPHRVRNRSGKARIHLVADVLVDERLAQAFAAGDQGEPATDDGDPWLAFTQFRQAVFAQESLADALAGCPDLASLSARSIALGQAQGLVFDASDVESAMKAGRRAWNAQWML; translated from the coding sequence ATGACCCTAGCAGCCGCTCCCTGCCCACCAGCCCAGCCCCGTCAGGGTCTGCGCCTGCAGGGCATCACCACCATGCGCCTGCCCTGGCGCCTGGAGGTAGCGGCCGCCTTGCAGCAAGCCCAGCAGTTGCCTGAATCGCTGTGGCGCATGCATTTCAACCAGGGCCGGCATGACGGCGGCTGGCAGGCGCTGGCCTTGCGGGCGTCTGCCCAGGCACCATCGGACATCATGCCGATGGATGCAGACGTGGACGCCTATACCGACTGCGAAGCGCTGCAGGCCTGCCCGGCCATTGCCGAGCTGTTGCGCAGCCTGGACCTGCAGTGCAAATCGGTGCGCCTGATGCGCCTGCAGCCCGACAGCGAAATCATGGAACACACCGACGCGGGCCTCTGTGCCGCCGAGGGCGATGCCCGGCTGCACATCCCCTTGCAAACCGAAGAGAAGGTGTTTTTCCACCTGGGTGGCCAGCGCGTGCCCATGCGCGTGGGCGAATGCTGGTACACCGATGTCTCCCTGCCCCACCGCGTGCGCAACCGCAGCGGCAAGGCGCGCATCCACCTGGTGGCCGATGTGCTGGTCGACGAGCGCCTGGCACAGGCCTTTGCAGCCGGTGACCAGGGCGAGCCTGCTACCGATGACGGCGACCCCTGGCTGGCCTTTACGCAGTTTCGCCAGGCCGTGTTTGCGCAAGAATCTCTGGCCGATGCGCTGGCCGGCTGCCCGGATCTGGCCAGTCTGAGCGCCCGCAGCATCGCGCTGGGCCAGGCCCAGGGGCTGGTGTTTGATGCCTCCGATGTGGAATCGGCGATGAAGGCCGGGCGCCGCGCCTGGAATGCCCAATGGATGCTCTGA
- a CDS encoding sulfotransferase family protein encodes MDALTLRGWRPVRLYWDGAQVMVDWARLGDAPLRAPFYQESLKPLLGTPFNQAFRRQTPLEVLLAWHAQSPGMAPCLLVFHVSRCGSTLFPQALAESAHHLAMSEPPPVDFLLREALVNGWLSPAQAIAALRAWMSAWAQRSDAASPALQSASLKIDAWNTGQAPLLMQAWPEALPVFLTREPLAVLVSQMQERAFYLVPGAFGPTFGLPGLSLLEQATMPPEQYCARMLGRIYADMARVADPAQALVLDHAQLPEAIEQLVLPRLSWQPDAKAMQALRERLSRHGKRPHEPFAQDTDNKHAKANAALRALAEQWMATHYQQLRARCEAHDRAETLSEAAI; translated from the coding sequence ATGGATGCTCTGACACTCCGGGGCTGGCGGCCCGTTCGGCTGTACTGGGATGGGGCCCAGGTCATGGTGGACTGGGCGCGCCTGGGCGATGCGCCGCTGCGCGCACCGTTCTACCAAGAGAGCCTCAAGCCGCTGCTGGGCACCCCGTTCAACCAGGCGTTTCGCCGCCAGACGCCACTGGAGGTGCTGCTGGCTTGGCACGCGCAGTCGCCGGGCATGGCACCCTGCTTGCTGGTCTTCCATGTCTCGCGCTGCGGCTCCACCCTGTTCCCCCAGGCCCTGGCCGAAAGTGCCCACCACCTGGCGATGTCCGAGCCGCCTCCCGTCGATTTCCTGCTGCGCGAAGCGCTGGTCAACGGCTGGCTCAGCCCCGCGCAAGCCATCGCTGCCTTGCGCGCCTGGATGAGCGCCTGGGCCCAGCGCAGCGACGCGGCCAGCCCGGCACTGCAATCGGCCAGCCTCAAGATCGACGCCTGGAACACCGGCCAGGCCCCGCTGCTGATGCAGGCCTGGCCCGAGGCCTTGCCGGTGTTCCTGACGCGCGAGCCGCTGGCGGTGCTGGTGTCGCAAATGCAGGAACGCGCCTTTTACCTGGTGCCCGGTGCCTTTGGCCCCACATTCGGCCTGCCGGGCCTGAGCCTGCTGGAGCAGGCCACGATGCCGCCCGAGCAGTACTGCGCCCGCATGCTGGGCCGCATTTATGCGGACATGGCACGCGTCGCCGATCCGGCGCAAGCGCTGGTGCTGGACCATGCTCAGCTGCCCGAGGCCATTGAGCAACTGGTTCTGCCACGGCTGTCCTGGCAACCTGATGCAAAAGCCATGCAAGCGCTGCGCGAGCGTTTGTCGCGCCACGGCAAACGGCCGCATGAGCCCTTTGCCCAGGACACAGACAACAAACATGCCAAGGCCAACGCTGCATTGCGCGCGCTGGCCGAGCAATGGATGGCCACCCATTACCAGCAATTGCGGGCCCGGTGCGAAGCCCATGACCGCGCAGAGACTCTCTCCGAGGCCGCTATATGA